CAGGATGCGCAACGGCAAGGCAGCGCGCGCCGGCACCCCGCGCGGCAGCTTCATGGGCCGCTCCGCGCGGAACAAGGCAGGCAAGATCAAGGGGGTCAAGCGCCTGTGAGTGCGCCCACCCTCCCCCAGCCTTCGGCCGGGCGGTGCCCCCAGCCCGGCCACCACCCCTCAAGGAGGCGCTGCGCGCCGTGACCAACATTCCAGAGACCGGACGGTCCTCGCGCGTCAACATCCGGCTGGTGGCCATCCAGATCCTGGTGATGTCGCTCCTGCTGACCCTCGGGGGGCGGCTTTGGTACCTCCAGATCCGCAACGGTGACGAGTACGAGAAGGAGGCGGCGGGCAACCACGTCCAGCAGGTCGTACAGCCCGCCGTGCGCGGCTCCATCCTCGACTCGCGCGGCGTGCCCATCGCCGACAACGAGACCCGGCTGGTCGTCTCCGCTTCCCGCACCGAGCTGATGAAGATGGACGACGACGGCAAGGCGGTACTCACCCGCCTCGCCAGGGTCTTGGGCATGTCGCCCAAGACGGTGCGCGAGAAGGTCAGACTCTGCGACGCCAAGACGAGCCAGCCCTGCTGGAACGGCTCGCCGTACCAGCCGATCCCCGTCACCGACGACGCCAAGCCCAAGCAGGCCCTGCAGATCCGCGAGCGTTCCGAGGACTTCCCCGGCATCACCGCCGAGCCCGCCGCCGTGCGCAGCTACCCCGCCCCCTACGGCGCCAACACCTCGCAGGCGCTGGGCTATCTCTCTCCCGTCAGCGACGAGGAGATCGAAAAGGCCAAGGACACCGACTCCCCGTTCCTGCCCGCCGACGAGATCGGCCGCTCCGGCCTTGAACGCTCGTACGACAGCAAGCTGCGCGGCAGCTCGGGCGTGACGCGCTACGAGGTCGACAACCTCGGCCGGGTCATGGGCCGGGCCAAGAGCGACAAGGCCAAGCCCGGCTCCAACCTGGTCACCTCCATCGACTCCCGCGTCCAGGCCGTCGCCGAGAAGCAGCTCGACCAGGCGATGAAGGCGGCCCGCCACGAGTTCGACAAGAACACCGGGCGCAACTACAAGGCCGACGCCGGTGCCGTGGTCGTCATGGAGAACAAGACCGGCCGGGTCGTGTCCATGGCCTCCAACCCCGAGTACGACCCCAACGCGTGGGTCGGCGGCATCTCCGGCAAGGAGTACGCCAAGCTCACCGGCAAGAAGTCCAACTACCCACTGCTGAACCGCTCGATCCAGAGCATCTCGGCGCCCGGCTCGATCTTCAAGGTGATCTCCACCTCGGCGGCGATCAAGGCCGGCTACTCCTTCAACGGCAACTACGACTGCGCCTCCTCGTACACTGTCGGCGGCCAGGTCTTCAAGAACTTCGAGTCCAAGGGCTACGGCAACATCAACCTCGGCCGCGCGCTGGAGGTCTCCTGCGACACCGTCTTCTACGACCTGGCGTACAAGCAGTGGAAGAAGGACGGCGGGAACCTCCCCAAGAAGGGCGCCAAGGACTGGTTCTACAAGACCGCGCACCAGTTCGGCCTCGGCAAGAAGACCAACGTCGACATTCCCAACGAGGTCGCGGGCCGCGTCCCGGACCGCAAGTGGAAGAAGGAGTACTGGGAGGCGAACAAGGACGCCTGGTGCAAGCAGGGCAAGGACCCCAAGGACTACGCGGGGAAGATCGCCAAGGAGAACTGCGTCTCCGGCATGAAGATGCGCGCCGGTGACAGCGTCAACTACTCCATCGGCCAGGGCGACACCCTCGTCACCCCGATACAGATGGCCAGCATCTACGGGGCGCTCGGCAACGGCGGGACCCTCTACGACCCCACCCTCGGCAAGGCGGTCGTCAGCCCCGACGGCAAGTCCGTCAAGGAGATCAAGCCCACCCCGCACGGCAAGCTGCCCCTGAACAAGAAGAGCCTCGGCCAGATGGACAAGGCCCTCCAGGGCGTGGCCACCCGGGGTTCGGCGGCCTGGCGGTTCGGCCAGGCAGGCTGGCCGCAGGACAAGATCAAGATGCGGGCCAAGACCGGTACGGCCGAGGTCGCCGGCAAGCAGACCACCTCCTGGCTGGCCACCTACACCGACGACTTCACGGTAGTGATGACGATGTCCCAGGGCGGTACGGGCTCCGGCGCCTCCGGGCCCGCCGTGCGCAAGATCTACGACGCGCTCTACGGCGTCGGCAAGGGCGGCGACATCGACAAGAAGAAGGCGCTGCTCCCCAAGCCCGAGGCCAAGCTGCCCAAGGTCGACAAGGACGGCACCATCGAGGCCCGCCGCGACAAGCAGTCGAAGGCCGAGGACGTCAAGCCGGACGCCGCCGAGTCCAAGACCCCCGACGGTCAGGCCGCACGCCGCGAGGACGAGCAGGACCAGCCGCAGCAGAACGCGGGCGGACAGGCGCGCAACGCGCGGGACCAGGCCGGAGGTGAGCGTCCGTGAGCACGCGCGGCTTCTCTCTCGACGGCTACGGGCCGCGCAGACGTTCGACCTGGAGTCAGCTGACCGCACGGGACTCCCTCGTGTGGCGCATGGACTGGATCATGCTGCTGGCCGGGATCGCGCTGGCGGTCGTCGGCTCGCTGCTGGTCTACTCGGCCACCCGTAACCGCACCGAGCTGAACCAGGGCGACCCGCGGTACTTCCTGGTACGGCACGTCATCAGCCTGATCATCGGCCTCGCGCTGATGGGCGGCACCGTCTGGCTCGGCCACCGAAGGCTGCGCAGTGCCGTGCCGGTGCTCTACGGCGTCACCGTCCTGCTCGCCATCTGTGTCCTCACCCCGCTGGGCGCCACCATCAACGGCTCCCGCGCCTGGCTGAACCTGGGCGGCGGATTCACCGTCCAGCCCGCCGAGTTCATCAAGATCACGGTGATCCTGGGCATGGCGATGCTGCTGGCCGCGAAGGTCGACGCCGGTGATCGCGACCATCCCGACCACCGCACCGTGATGCACGCGCTGGGCATGGCGGCGCTGCCGATAGTTGTCATCTTGCTGATGCCCGACCTCGGCTCGGTGATGGTGCTGGTCGTCATCGTGCTCGCCGTCCTGCTGGCCTCCGGCGCCTCCAACCGCTGGATTCTCGGCCTCGGGCTGGCCGGGGCACTGGGCGCCGTGCTGATCTGGTCGCTCGGGGTGCTCGACGAGTACCAGATCAACCGCTTCGCGGCCTTCGCCAACCCCGCGCTCGACCCGGCGGGCGTCGGCTACAACACCAACCAGGCGCGGATCGCCATCGGTTCGGGCGGCCTGACCGGCAAGGGCCTGTTCGAGGGCACACAGACCACCGGACAGTTCGTGCCCGAGCAGCAGACGGACTTCGTCTTCACCGTCGCCGGTGAGGAGCTGGGCTTCGTCGGCGGCGGGCTCATCCTGCTGCTGCTGGGCATCGTCATCTGGCGGGCCTGCCGGATCGCGCGCGAGTCGAGCGAGCTGTACAGCACGATCGTCGCCTCCGGGGTCATCGCCTGGTTCGCCTTCCAGGCGTTCGAGAACATCGGCATGACCCTCGGGATCATGCCCGTCGCCGGACTGCCGCTGCCGTTCGTCTCCTACGGCGGCACCTCGATGTTCGCGGTGTGGATCGCCTTGGGACTCCTCCAGTCGATCCGGACCCAGCGGCCCATAGCGGCCTGATACGTCCATCCCGTCGCGGGGTGGTCTGTCCGGAATTGCCCTTCCCGCATGCTGGATGTCGTGCGGGAGATCGAGCGGAAGTACGAGCCGGAGATCACGCGCACGACCGGAGCGGGGCTCACCCGTTAGGCTGGACGACTGGCCCTGTCCTCCCCTGACGCCCGCCCGGCGTGGGGTGCCCCCAACGAAAGCGCGCCTGAGATGCCCGTCGAGTCGGTCTTCCCGCAGCTAGAGGCCCTCCTCCCGCACGTCCAGAAGCCGATCCAGTACGTCGGCGGGGAGCTGAACTCCACCGTGAAGGAGTGGGACGAGACCGACGTCCGCTGGGCGCTGATGTACCCGGACGCGTACGAGGTCGGCCTCCCCAACCAGGGCGTCATGATCCTCTACGAGGTGCTCAACGAGCGCGAGGGCGTGCTCGCCGAGCGCACGTACAGCGTGTGGCCGGACCTGGAAGCGCTGATGCGGGAGCACCAGGTTCCGCAGTTCACCGTGGACGCCCACCGCCCCGTCGGCGCCTTCGACGTCCTCGGCGTCTCCTTCTCCACCGAGCTGGGCTACACCAATCTCCTCACCGCGCTCGAACTGTCCTGCATCCCGCTCGAGTCGAAGGACCGCACCGAGGATCACCCGATCGTGATGGCGGGCGGCCACGCGGCGTTCAACCCGGAGCCGGTGGCCGACTTCATCGACGTCGCCGTGATCGGCGACGGCGAGCAGGCCGTGCTGGAGGTCACCGAGATCATCCGCGCCTGGAAGGCCGAGGGCCGGCCCGGCGGGCGCGACGAGCTGCTGCTGCGCCTCGCGAAGACCGGCGGGGTGTACGTCCCGCGCTTCTACGACGTCGAGTATCTGGCGGACGGCCGCATCTCCCGCGTCGTCCCCAACCGTTCCGGCGTGCCGTGGCGCGTCAGCAAGCACACGGTCATGGACCTGGACGAGTGGCCGTACCCCAAGCAGCCGCTGGTGCCGCTGGCCGAGACCGTGCACGAGCGGATGTCCGTGGAGATCTTCCGCGGCTGCACGCGCGGCTGCCGCTTCTGCCAGGCGGGCATGATCACCCGTCCGGTGCGCGAGCGCTCGATCACCGGCATCGGCGAGATGGTCGACAAGGGCCTGAAGAGCACCGGCTTCGAAGAGGTCGGCCTGCTCTCCCTCTCCTCCGCCGACCACAGCGAGATCGGCGACATCGCCAAGGGCCTGGCCGACCGCTACGAGGAGGACAAGGTCGGTCTCTCGCTGCCCTCCACCCGCGTGGACGCCTTCAACATCGACCTGGCCAACGAGCTGACCCGCAACGGCCGCCGCTCCGGCCTCACCTTCGCCCCCGAGGGCGGCAGCGAGCGCATCCGGAAGGTCATCAACAAGATGGTCTCCGAGGAGGACCTGATCCGTACGGTGGCCACCGCGTACGGAAACGGCTGGCGTCAGGTGAAGCTCTACTTCATGTGCGGTCTGCCCACCGAGACCGACGAGGACGTCCTCCAGATCGGCGACATGGCCATCAACGTCATCGCCAAGGGCCGCGAGGTCGCCGGGTCCAACGACATCCGCTGCACCGTCTCCATCGGCGGCTTCGTCCCCAAGCCGCACACCCCCTTCCAGTGGGCGCCGCAGCTGTCCGCCGAGGAGACCGACGCGCGCCTGGCCAAGCT
This sequence is a window from Streptomyces sp. NBC_01775. Protein-coding genes within it:
- the rodA gene encoding rod shape-determining protein RodA, which translates into the protein MSTRGFSLDGYGPRRRSTWSQLTARDSLVWRMDWIMLLAGIALAVVGSLLVYSATRNRTELNQGDPRYFLVRHVISLIIGLALMGGTVWLGHRRLRSAVPVLYGVTVLLAICVLTPLGATINGSRAWLNLGGGFTVQPAEFIKITVILGMAMLLAAKVDAGDRDHPDHRTVMHALGMAALPIVVILLMPDLGSVMVLVVIVLAVLLASGASNRWILGLGLAGALGAVLIWSLGVLDEYQINRFAAFANPALDPAGVGYNTNQARIAIGSGGLTGKGLFEGTQTTGQFVPEQQTDFVFTVAGEELGFVGGGLILLLLGIVIWRACRIARESSELYSTIVASGVIAWFAFQAFENIGMTLGIMPVAGLPLPFVSYGGTSMFAVWIALGLLQSIRTQRPIAA
- a CDS encoding TIGR03960 family B12-binding radical SAM protein, which encodes MPVESVFPQLEALLPHVQKPIQYVGGELNSTVKEWDETDVRWALMYPDAYEVGLPNQGVMILYEVLNEREGVLAERTYSVWPDLEALMREHQVPQFTVDAHRPVGAFDVLGVSFSTELGYTNLLTALELSCIPLESKDRTEDHPIVMAGGHAAFNPEPVADFIDVAVIGDGEQAVLEVTEIIRAWKAEGRPGGRDELLLRLAKTGGVYVPRFYDVEYLADGRISRVVPNRSGVPWRVSKHTVMDLDEWPYPKQPLVPLAETVHERMSVEIFRGCTRGCRFCQAGMITRPVRERSITGIGEMVDKGLKSTGFEEVGLLSLSSADHSEIGDIAKGLADRYEEDKVGLSLPSTRVDAFNIDLANELTRNGRRSGLTFAPEGGSERIRKVINKMVSEEDLIRTVATAYGNGWRQVKLYFMCGLPTETDEDVLQIGDMAINVIAKGREVAGSNDIRCTVSIGGFVPKPHTPFQWAPQLSAEETDARLAKLREKIRGDKKYGRSIGFRYHDGKPGIVEGLLSRGDRRIGAVIREVYERGGRFDGWREYFSYDLWMECAAKALPPQGVDVDWYTTRERSYEEVLPWDHLDSGLDKDWLWEDWQDALDETEVPDCRWDPCFDCGVCPQLDLDIQVGPTGKKLLPLSVVK
- the mrdA gene encoding penicillin-binding protein 2 → MTNIPETGRSSRVNIRLVAIQILVMSLLLTLGGRLWYLQIRNGDEYEKEAAGNHVQQVVQPAVRGSILDSRGVPIADNETRLVVSASRTELMKMDDDGKAVLTRLARVLGMSPKTVREKVRLCDAKTSQPCWNGSPYQPIPVTDDAKPKQALQIRERSEDFPGITAEPAAVRSYPAPYGANTSQALGYLSPVSDEEIEKAKDTDSPFLPADEIGRSGLERSYDSKLRGSSGVTRYEVDNLGRVMGRAKSDKAKPGSNLVTSIDSRVQAVAEKQLDQAMKAARHEFDKNTGRNYKADAGAVVVMENKTGRVVSMASNPEYDPNAWVGGISGKEYAKLTGKKSNYPLLNRSIQSISAPGSIFKVISTSAAIKAGYSFNGNYDCASSYTVGGQVFKNFESKGYGNINLGRALEVSCDTVFYDLAYKQWKKDGGNLPKKGAKDWFYKTAHQFGLGKKTNVDIPNEVAGRVPDRKWKKEYWEANKDAWCKQGKDPKDYAGKIAKENCVSGMKMRAGDSVNYSIGQGDTLVTPIQMASIYGALGNGGTLYDPTLGKAVVSPDGKSVKEIKPTPHGKLPLNKKSLGQMDKALQGVATRGSAAWRFGQAGWPQDKIKMRAKTGTAEVAGKQTTSWLATYTDDFTVVMTMSQGGTGSGASGPAVRKIYDALYGVGKGGDIDKKKALLPKPEAKLPKVDKDGTIEARRDKQSKAEDVKPDAAESKTPDGQAARREDEQDQPQQNAGGQARNARDQAGGERP